The DNA segment CTCGGCGACGATGCCGGGATGGCTCGCGGCACCATCGGCTGGCTGTCCCACGAGTCGCTGGCGTACCCGGACCTCTCCGGTCGGCAGAACGTCGAGCTGGCGGCCGGCTTCCACGGGCTCGACGCGCACGAAGCGTGGCGTCATGCCGAGGAGCGCTTCGAGCTCGGGAGCTTTGCGCTAAGGCCGCTCCGCACGTGTTCGCGCGGCCAGCGGCAACGAATCGCGCTCGCGCGAGCGCTGGTGCACCACCCGTCGCTGGTGCTGCTGGATGAGCCGACCACGGGTCTTGACCGCGGCGGCGTCGCGCGACTCCTCACGGTCGTGGAGGCGGAGGTCGAGCGAGGGGCCGCGGTGGTCGTGGTGTCCCACGAGCCGGAGGTCTTCCGAGAGCGGGCGGCTGCCCGTCTGGTGCTGGAGCGGGGTCGCGTCGTCACCGACGCTCCCTGACGACGCGCACCGATCTTTCGGAAGTCCCGCGAACCCACCGAGCGTGTTCTCGGACCGGAGCTCAGGACCAGGTACTCGGGTCCGGTAGCCCGGCTTGATTTCTCACGACGTCGAGGCTGGCCACCCCTCGAACGTGACGATGTCTCGTTAGGACATTGCGAGGCGTGCCAGGGCGACCTGCGCCGCGGCGAGTGAAGCCGGTGCGGTTGGAGCCGCGCGCGGCATCACCACCGCGCCGGAAGCGATGCCGAGCGCGGCAAGCTCCCCCGCGTTTGTGCCAGTCGATGCGTCGGGCGCTGCCGGCGGGTTCAGCACGATCACGGCTGGCGGAAGACCAGGAGCGAGCGCACGGAGGGCGAGCGTGCAGCAAGCGACCTCGTGAAGGATGCCTAGCCGGTCGAGGCCGACCAGCACGACGGCATCGGGGGAGAGTGCGCGCACGAGGTCTGCGTTCGTCAGTCCTGGTCCGAGCGGGGAGAGGAGCGCGCCGGCGCTCTCCACGATGGCAAGGGGAGCTGGCTGCCTGTCGACCCACGCGCCGGCGACCTCCAGCGAGATGGCGCGTCCGCAACGGCGCGCTGCCAGGTGAGGGGAGAGCGGCTCGGCGAAGCGGTAGGGTGCTGGCTCGGGTTGGACCGAGCTGACGAGCGCCAGGTGTTCGGCGTCGGTCGTCGAGGTGCCGTCGACGCCCGACTCGATGGGCTTCAAGCCGCAGACCTTGTTGCCGCGAGCTGCCAGCGCTGCGACCAGCGCGACCGACACGTGTGTCTTGCCCACCCCGGTCCCGGTTCCGACCACCGCGACCCGGATCCGTCCTGTTTCACGTGAAACAGGATGCCCCCTCATCGTATCGCCTCCCGGAACCCTGCGAGGGCACGCTCGACGTCCGACTCGGAGAGCGACGCGTTCGCCACGATACGGAGCCGCGACGTGCCCGCCGGCACCGTCGGCGGCCGGATCGCCTGGACGAGGACGCCCTCGCTCGCGAGGCGTCGAGACATCTCCACCGCGGCCCCCGTCGACTTCAGAATCCACGGGAGGATCGGGCCCGAGGAGGCAGGAAGCAGCTCGGCCCCCAGCGCCTGCAGACCGGAGCGAAGCCGGCGGGTGAGCAGCGCCAGGCGCGCCCGAGCCGGGTCGTCCGCGGCGGCGCGGCGGACCCGCTCCGCTGCAGCGAGCGCCACCACCGGGCTGATGCCTGTCGAGTAAACGAAGCTCCTGGCACGGTTCCACAGGTAAGTTCGCAACGTCGAGGAGCCCGCCACGAAGGCGCCGTGGAGTCCGAGCGACTTGCCGAGCGTGCCGATGAGCACGTCGGGGCGAACCCCGACCTCGGCGCAGAGGCCAGCGCCGCGCGGTCCGAAGACACCCAGGGCGTGCGCCTCGTCCACGATCAACGCGGCATCGTGGCGATCGCAGAGCTCACGCAGGCGGCGGAGGTCGGGGGTGTCGCCATCCATGCTGAAGAGCGATTCGGTCACCACCCACCGGCGGCGGGCGCCCCTGGCCCGCACGAGAGCGCTCTCGACCGCCTCCACGTCGACATGGCCCACGACCTCGACCGTCGCTCCCGAGAGACGGCATCCGTCGATGAGCGACGCGTGGTTCAGCGCGTCCGACACGACGACATCCCCCGGCCTGGCCAGCGCGGCGACGGTGCCGACGTTGGCCGCATACCCTGAGGAGAACAGCAGCGCCGCCTCCACGCTCAACCAGGCGGCGATCTCCCTCTCGGCCATCAGATGGGCCTCGTGGGTCCCGCTCACCAGGCGGGACGCCCCCGCACCGCTCGCGGTTCCGACCTCGGAAGGCAAGGCGAGCCCGGCGTAGCCGAGGTAGTCGTTGGAGCACAGGACCAGCATTCGCGCTGGAGCCGGGGCCGCTGGAGGCGTGCGCAGTAGGCCGGCACGCTCCATCTCGGAGAGCTCGTCCTGGAGATGGCGAAGGGCGTTCACGCCTCCAGGCGCGGGGTTGAGGGCCTGGAAAGCTTCATCCATGGGTGCGGGCATGCCATCTCCAGTCAGTGGCAGGGGCCGATCGGCAGGACCGCCCCGCCATGTATGGGCACTCCAGCTCAGCGCGTGCTGTCGTTCGCTCCGCTGGACGAGGGCGACTCCGGACCGGCGCCGAGGACCGCGTCGACCCGCTGCAGGATACGGCCAAATGCGTCCCGCGCGCGCCCTGCGATCGCCGACGCCCGGGTCCGCTCCTGCTCGAGATCGTGCGCGAGCGCGATGGCGGCGAGCAACATGGCCTGGGGGGTCACGGCACGGCCGGCGGGCACAACGGTAGCGAGCTTCTGATCGACGACCGCGGCGAGCCGCTGGAGCTCCTCGTCGCTCGCGGACGTCACCACGCGGTAGGTCTGACCTCCTACCCGTAGCTGCACTGTGCGGCGCGCCATTGCCCCCGGACGCTACCATGAACGCCAGCGGGCGCGCAGGGCGGGCTGCGCGGTGCGAACGGAGCGACTCACCCGCGACGGATGCGACGGACGGGACACACGCGACGCACCAAAAACGAACTCAGGCCATCCTCACGCAGGGCGCAGGCTCTGCGCCGCAGAATTCAGGCGCGCTCCCCGCCAGCGCCCTGTAGCATGGCTCCATCATGGCCACCGCGGGCCGCCCAGCTGCCTTGGTTGCCGCGCTCCTCGGAGCCCTTCTCCTCCACGGCACAGCCCGCGCCGAGCCCCAGGCGAGCGCCGGCGTCACCGTCGGCCTCGCCGGCGTTGGCCTCGATCGGCAGCTGTGGGACTCCACGGTCTTCCACGTCGGACTGCGCGGAGATGTCCTGTTCGGTCGCGCTGCCAACGCCGACTTCGGCGTCGGTCCCTACGCCGAGGTGCTCACCCACGCGTTCGATGAGATCCAGACCGGCGCTGGGGTCTCCGTGCTCGCGCCCATCCACGACACGTTCCCCCTGGTCCTGTCCACCGGCGCCTACGGCCGGTGGAGCGGCGACGCCCGTGGCGTGGAGCCAGGGATCGCCGCCGCCATCTTCTGGGGCGGACGCAGCTACAACTTCCACTCGCGCTACGGGATGAGCACAGGGCTGCTCGCCCAGGTGCGGTTCGGGCTCGGCGGCTCGAAGGAGACCGCCGTCGTCCTCGCGGCGCAGCTCGATCTCGCGCTGCTCGCCCTCCCGTTCGTCTACCTCTTCGAGGCTGCGAAAGGGCCGTCACCCGAGGCAGCCCCGGTGCGCCGCGCCAAACCGGCGCCCTGAAGGCGCCTCGATCCGGCGCCTGCTGGGGAGCGCCTCTACAGGCCGAAGCTTGCGATGTGATCGGCGCAGGGCTGACCGAGGTCGCGACAGTCCTGAGGACCCCGGGCGCCAGGGCAGGCACCCTCGAGCTCCTTGGCGTCCTCGCACTCCTCGTTCGCGGAGCTGGAGCAGCAGTCCGGCGGCGACGTGTCGACGCATCGGCTGCAGGCGAAGCAGACCCTGACGGGGTAGGTCCACTCCTTGGTCTCGACCTCCTGGCCACCCAGCGTCCTGCCGCGCAACACCACCGTCGCCCACACCTGGATGTCGCGCCGGAGCTGCGCGGCCTGCACGCGCAAGGTGTCCATCGTGGCGCCGTCGATCAGGAGGACCTCGGTGCAGTTGTAGCCGGGGTCGCCGGACGTGCTCGGGTCGACCGCGCCGGTGATCGGAACGACGTATCCCGGCGTCACGTCGTTGCCCTCGATGTCGGCGACGCGGACCTCGGCCTCGTAGAGCTGGACGCGGGACGTCTCCGTGCGGAGGACGTCCGGGTCGCCGCGCTCTACGATCTGGTTGCCCACCAGGAGCATCGCGCTGTGGCTGCCCGCATAGGCCGAGTCCACCGCGTCCTCGGTCCAGAACGGTTCGCTGGGACCGCAGCTCACGGTGCAGTCTCCCGTCTCTGCCATCCGCATGCGGATGAACAGGCTGCTCTCGTTGTCGGCGCACGCAGGCCCGAGCAGGCCACCCGACGTCGCGAGCAGCGCGAGCGCGCACAACCTCCTCGCGAGGCTGGGCGTTGCGTTCACGGACCCTTCTCCTTCATCAGTCATGTCCAACGCCTCCACCGCGGAAATGAACATCAGCAGCGAACAATGAGAGCCGCCGATGCAAGTCGACCTGCCGGATCGTACTGCGCGAGCCG comes from the Sorangium aterium genome and includes:
- a CDS encoding aminotransferase class I/II-fold pyridoxal phosphate-dependent enzyme → MPAPMDEAFQALNPAPGGVNALRHLQDELSEMERAGLLRTPPAAPAPARMLVLCSNDYLGYAGLALPSEVGTASGAGASRLVSGTHEAHLMAEREIAAWLSVEAALLFSSGYAANVGTVAALARPGDVVVSDALNHASLIDGCRLSGATVEVVGHVDVEAVESALVRARGARRRWVVTESLFSMDGDTPDLRRLRELCDRHDAALIVDEAHALGVFGPRGAGLCAEVGVRPDVLIGTLGKSLGLHGAFVAGSSTLRTYLWNRARSFVYSTGISPVVALAAAERVRRAAADDPARARLALLTRRLRSGLQALGAELLPASSGPILPWILKSTGAAVEMSRRLASEGVLVQAIRPPTVPAGTSRLRIVANASLSESDVERALAGFREAIR
- a CDS encoding ABC transporter ATP-binding protein is translated as MSAVRTIERVVARGVVKTYGATAALRGVNATIEAGRLTLIEGANGSGKSTLLGILGTVIRPTSGAVSYEPLGDDAGMARGTIGWLSHESLAYPDLSGRQNVELAAGFHGLDAHEAWRHAEERFELGSFALRPLRTCSRGQRQRIALARALVHHPSLVLLDEPTTGLDRGGVARLLTVVEAEVERGAAVVVVSHEPEVFRERAAARLVLERGRVVTDAP
- the bioD gene encoding ATP-dependent dethiobiotin synthetase BioD, with the protein product MVGTGTGVGKTHVSVALVAALAARGNKVCGLKPIESGVDGTSTTDAEHLALVSSVQPEPAPYRFAEPLSPHLAARRCGRAISLEVAGAWVDRQPAPLAIVESAGALLSPLGPGLTNADLVRALSPDAVVLVGLDRLGILHEVACCTLALRALAPGLPPAVIVLNPPAAPDASTGTNAGELAALGIASGAVVMPRAAPTAPASLAAAQVALARLAMS
- a CDS encoding cell division protein ZapA, with amino-acid sequence MQLRVGGQTYRVVTSASDEELQRLAAVVDQKLATVVPAGRAVTPQAMLLAAIALAHDLEQERTRASAIAGRARDAFGRILQRVDAVLGAGPESPSSSGANDSTR